One segment of Bacillus alkalisoli DNA contains the following:
- a CDS encoding manganese catalase family protein: protein MIKRINKLQIDLPRPKNPDPNGAAAVQELLGGKFGEMSTLNNYMFQSFNFRNKRKLKPFYDLVASITAEEFGHVELVSNTINLMLEGTTRYAPPDATPLGNTKDLRNSYHYIVNAQTSLPGDSMGRPWTGDNVFNSGNLILDLLHNFFLECGARTHKMRVYEMTDNPVARELIGYLLVRGGVHVVAYAKALEIATGADVTKMVPIPNLANSAFETTRKFEAEGVHRKLYTFSENDYKDVALIWKGSHPEDGGKLEVIQGTPQGGPIPDLEDLPEEFAPGISREDFLEIAKRLQRQAGI, encoded by the coding sequence ATGATTAAACGAATAAATAAATTGCAAATTGATCTTCCAAGACCAAAAAATCCTGATCCAAATGGTGCAGCGGCTGTTCAAGAACTGTTAGGCGGGAAATTCGGGGAAATGTCTACATTGAACAATTACATGTTTCAATCATTCAACTTCCGTAATAAAAGAAAGTTGAAGCCTTTTTACGATTTAGTAGCAAGCATTACAGCTGAAGAATTTGGGCATGTTGAACTAGTGTCCAACACAATAAACTTAATGTTAGAAGGAACAACAAGGTATGCTCCGCCAGACGCTACACCACTCGGAAATACAAAGGATTTACGAAATTCATACCATTATATTGTGAATGCCCAAACATCACTACCTGGTGATTCAATGGGAAGACCGTGGACAGGAGATAATGTATTCAATAGTGGTAACTTAATATTAGATCTTCTTCACAACTTTTTCTTAGAATGTGGTGCACGAACACACAAAATGCGTGTTTATGAAATGACGGACAATCCAGTAGCCAGAGAATTGATTGGCTACCTGTTAGTGCGTGGTGGAGTTCACGTTGTTGCGTATGCGAAAGCTTTAGAAATCGCAACCGGTGCAGATGTGACAAAAATGGTGCCGATTCCGAATTTAGCTAATAGTGCTTTTGAAACAACTAGAAAGTTTGAAGCTGAAGGAGTACATCGTAAACTATATACATTTAGTGAAAATGATTATAAAGACGTAGCGTTAATTTGGAAAGGTAGTCATCCAGAAGATGGAGGGAAGTTAGAAGTTATTCAAGGTACTCCACAAGGAGGGCCAATTCCAGACTTAGAAGACTTACCGGAAGAGTTTGCACCAGGTATCTCACGTGAAGACTTCTTAGAAATTGCTAAAAGGTTACAAAGACAAGCGGGAATTTAA
- a CDS encoding YjcZ family sporulation protein — MSKHHPTPTPDCPSTGYTLYIILFILLVIIGSAFLY, encoded by the coding sequence ATGAGTAAACATCATCCAACACCAACACCTGATTGTCCATCAACAGGATACACACTTTACATTATTTTATTTATTTTGTTAGTAATCATCGGCTCCGCATTCTTATACTAA
- a CDS encoding alpha/beta fold hydrolase: MPYVRTRDSIPIHYHMYGSGPVTLLFIHPPGMGLVTFKQQIDLSKKFRILLVDLRGNGKSGLDSKPISFSLLAQDLADVLDGLKIDSAVLCGYSNGGSIALEFAHNYPNRTVGLILVGAFPKVNSVLLFAEFMLGIVATKLNGISLIAKVIGNAHAHSKEFGRELEQYIKKTKASTLHQMYNEGVKYDCTSKLRNINVSILLVYGQKDYYVHHYQKEFKALHNDTDVVYVSKAKHQVPTKFAKEFNAICASFIESKLMKGG; encoded by the coding sequence GTGCCATATGTAAGAACAAGGGACAGCATTCCGATTCATTATCATATGTATGGAAGTGGTCCTGTTACACTGTTGTTTATTCATCCACCTGGTATGGGTTTAGTGACTTTTAAGCAACAAATAGATCTTTCAAAAAAATTTAGAATTTTATTAGTTGATTTAAGAGGAAATGGGAAAAGTGGTTTAGATAGTAAACCGATAAGCTTTTCTTTACTAGCACAAGATTTAGCAGATGTGTTAGATGGTTTAAAAATTGATAGTGCTGTTTTGTGTGGATATTCTAATGGTGGTTCTATCGCTTTAGAATTTGCACATAACTATCCAAACAGAACAGTTGGTCTAATATTAGTAGGTGCATTTCCAAAAGTCAATTCGGTTTTATTGTTTGCTGAATTTATGTTAGGAATTGTTGCCACAAAATTAAACGGCATTTCTTTAATTGCTAAAGTAATCGGAAATGCTCATGCACACAGTAAAGAATTTGGACGAGAACTAGAACAATACATAAAGAAAACGAAGGCTTCCACTTTACATCAAATGTATAACGAAGGGGTAAAATACGACTGTACAAGCAAGCTAAGAAATATTAATGTTTCAATCTTACTTGTTTACGGTCAAAAGGATTACTATGTTCATCATTATCAAAAAGAATTTAAGGCGTTACACAACGATACAGATGTTGTGTACGTATCCAAAGCAAAGCATCAAGTGCCAACAAAGTTTGCAAAAGAGTTTAATGCAATTTGCGCTTCTTTTATTGAGAGTAAGTTAATGAAAGGAGGTTGA
- a CDS encoding DUF2269 family protein, with translation MEWLILAHVLFSIFGLGPFLFGNILLRKQQTLSDLRHNVILLHKLELFPKIGGTLSVITGILLVLFGSYGSILQIWLICSLLLYISIIILVIGFISPTVNRLQHWLFHPSNRATTQLPPKQLVQLKIASNLFMITSVLAIIIFVLMILKPT, from the coding sequence TTGGAATGGCTAATATTAGCACATGTACTCTTTTCGATTTTTGGATTAGGACCTTTTCTTTTTGGGAATATTTTATTAAGAAAACAACAAACATTATCCGATTTACGCCATAATGTAATTTTGTTACATAAACTGGAGTTGTTCCCTAAAATAGGAGGAACTTTGTCCGTTATTACAGGAATTTTACTCGTACTATTTGGCAGCTACGGATCTATTTTGCAAATTTGGTTAATTTGCTCCCTTCTACTGTATATCTCAATTATTATTTTAGTTATAGGATTCATTTCTCCAACTGTAAATAGACTTCAACATTGGCTTTTCCATCCAAGCAACCGAGCTACAACGCAACTACCACCTAAACAATTAGTACAGTTAAAAATAGCAAGTAACCTTTTTATGATTACATCTGTTTTAGCCATTATTATTTTTGTATTAATGATTTTAAAACCAACATAA
- a CDS encoding polysaccharide deacetylase family protein: MNKEVDGRLIKQKVAILSLLTIIMLALLALNNNMTFALMKNEVFKPLIVQAKTKLGHQENVKIALPDEIDVEKPIQTEEPINKVQTPIKEQEKPETSGEKEKSEEEKEKTPPPIKKETPQDGVVVYLTFDDGPTKATDHLITILADYNAIATFFMLEPQVQEFPQVVQRMTEEGHALALHGVTHSRQLFYASSNSVVGEMRKTQDAVEHYTGIRTNLIRTPFGSAPHMTPAYKKAVVEAGFLMWDWNVDSRDWAFRGPEYIAYTLQQVDEVIAKGENPVILLHDFESTVQHITILLDELVKRGVDFQPLTEEMTPIHLK, translated from the coding sequence TTGAATAAAGAAGTGGATGGAAGGTTAATTAAGCAAAAGGTAGCAATCTTATCACTATTAACAATAATAATGTTAGCGTTGCTAGCGTTGAATAATAATATGACGTTTGCGCTAATGAAAAATGAAGTGTTTAAACCTCTTATTGTGCAAGCGAAAACTAAATTAGGTCATCAAGAAAATGTAAAAATAGCATTACCTGATGAAATAGATGTTGAGAAACCTATACAAACGGAAGAACCTATAAATAAGGTGCAAACACCAATTAAAGAACAAGAAAAACCAGAAACTAGTGGAGAAAAAGAGAAAAGTGAAGAGGAAAAGGAAAAGACACCTCCTCCAATAAAGAAAGAAACACCACAGGATGGTGTGGTGGTATATTTAACATTTGATGATGGTCCAACGAAAGCAACAGATCATTTAATTACGATTTTAGCAGATTACAATGCTATTGCTACGTTCTTTATGTTAGAACCACAAGTTCAAGAATTTCCACAAGTTGTTCAAAGAATGACAGAAGAAGGTCACGCTCTTGCTTTACACGGTGTTACACATAGTAGACAACTATTCTATGCATCTTCTAATTCTGTTGTTGGAGAAATGAGAAAAACGCAAGATGCCGTTGAACACTATACGGGTATTCGTACAAACTTAATTCGCACACCATTTGGTTCTGCCCCTCATATGACACCAGCCTACAAAAAAGCTGTAGTTGAAGCAGGTTTTTTAATGTGGGATTGGAATGTAGATAGTAGAGATTGGGCTTTCCGAGGACCAGAATACATTGCTTATACATTGCAACAAGTAGACGAAGTAATTGCAAAGGGAGAAAACCCAGTCATTTTATTACATGACTTTGAATCAACCGTACAACATATCACTATTCTGCTAGACGAATTAGTAAAAAGAGGCGTAGATTTTCAACCGCTGACGGAAGAAATGACACCTATTCACCTTAAGTGA
- a CDS encoding ABC transporter permease, whose product MKLKDKFIFVRDNMKKNRSRVFMTILATAMGCAFLMVLASVGFGLQKTIVQDITESRVVTEVEVYGKDKELHLDKSSELTDKDVEYFESLENVKTVVRRKSLENYESYYRFGDYRGHAGTRVVHYPSEITSDFSLSEGRMPEAPNEVVVGFHTGMNFWLDGDAATGDSEKDQYKGNLLNEEITIFVAQNFDGERKEKEFTLKVVGIAEAPSKEWMTEGFVNISDEMLSEIEAFTGTALGRYIDEGLPKDLQNEIKNASSSYTYIGVFTQNMEQVQGVLDVLKDKGYYVWSPIQELKEINLVFSIMKIGLLFVGTIAVLIASIGIFNTMSMAVTERTQDIGIIKAIGGNPSTIKSLFLMESAYIGIIGAFIGTVAAYVISFSVNLAVPFVLQGFFGEEIHREIKLSYIPWTLTLISVSISTIVAILSGLKPASKATKIDVLKALRRDI is encoded by the coding sequence ATGAAGTTAAAAGATAAGTTTATATTTGTTCGTGATAATATGAAAAAAAATCGAAGTCGTGTATTTATGACCATTTTGGCGACGGCGATGGGTTGTGCTTTTTTAATGGTGCTAGCTTCTGTTGGATTTGGTTTACAAAAGACAATTGTTCAAGATATTACCGAAAGTAGAGTTGTAACAGAAGTAGAAGTGTACGGAAAGGACAAAGAATTACACCTAGATAAATCGAGCGAACTAACAGATAAAGATGTAGAGTATTTCGAGTCGTTGGAAAATGTTAAGACGGTTGTTAGAAGAAAGAGCTTAGAAAACTACGAATCTTATTACCGTTTTGGAGACTATCGTGGTCATGCAGGTACGAGAGTAGTACATTATCCATCCGAAATTACATCCGATTTTTCGTTGTCGGAAGGGCGGATGCCTGAAGCCCCAAATGAGGTAGTGGTGGGCTTTCATACAGGGATGAATTTTTGGTTAGATGGTGATGCTGCAACAGGTGATTCAGAAAAAGATCAATATAAAGGCAACTTATTAAATGAAGAAATTACAATTTTTGTAGCGCAAAATTTTGATGGTGAAAGAAAAGAGAAAGAATTTACGTTAAAAGTGGTTGGAATTGCTGAAGCTCCGTCTAAAGAGTGGATGACGGAAGGCTTCGTAAATATTTCGGATGAAATGCTATCCGAAATAGAAGCATTTACAGGTACTGCGCTTGGAAGATATATTGACGAAGGATTGCCAAAAGATTTACAGAATGAGATCAAAAATGCCTCTTCCAGTTATACGTACATTGGAGTCTTTACCCAAAATATGGAGCAAGTTCAAGGTGTTTTGGATGTGTTAAAAGACAAAGGCTATTATGTATGGTCCCCGATTCAGGAGTTGAAAGAAATTAATTTAGTTTTTTCCATTATGAAAATCGGTTTGCTGTTTGTGGGAACGATAGCGGTACTGATTGCTTCGATCGGAATTTTTAATACGATGTCTATGGCTGTTACGGAACGTACGCAAGATATTGGGATTATAAAAGCAATTGGAGGAAATCCGAGTACAATTAAAAGCTTATTTTTAATGGAAAGTGCCTATATTGGAATTATTGGTGCTTTTATTGGAACTGTTGCTGCGTATGTGATTAGTTTTTCTGTTAACTTAGCGGTTCCTTTTGTACTACAAGGATTTTTTGGTGAAGAGATTCATCGAGAAATTAAACTTTCCTATATTCCTTGGACACTTACGCTAATTAGTGTAAGCATAAGTACAATTGTTGCTATTTTATCAGGATTAAAACCAGCAAGTAAAGCTACAAAAATTGATGTATTAAAAGCTTTAAGAAGAGATATTTAA
- a CDS encoding ABC transporter ATP-binding protein gives MIRIKGLSHEFVIGKRNNKQTVPVLHNINLSIYEGEIVSVVGKSGSGKSTLLNLISGFMKPTEGTIEIAGTDVTSFSEAKWANFRLENIGFIFQSFQLIPSMTAFQNVELPLKLKGMEEKLRKKNVEEVLEKVGLLDHQDFYPSELSGGQQQRVGIARALITKPNLILADEPTGSLDSDTEQEFLSFIRELNKEEGITFVIITHDHDVAKVAHRTIEIQKGTLVERGELYEVKR, from the coding sequence ATGATTCGAATAAAAGGACTTTCTCATGAATTTGTTATTGGGAAACGAAACAATAAACAAACGGTTCCTGTTTTACATAATATTAATCTTTCTATTTATGAAGGAGAAATTGTGTCTGTTGTCGGAAAAAGTGGATCAGGAAAATCTACTTTATTAAACTTAATTAGCGGATTTATGAAACCGACAGAAGGAACAATCGAAATTGCCGGAACTGATGTTACTAGTTTTTCTGAGGCGAAATGGGCGAACTTTCGTTTAGAAAATATCGGTTTTATCTTTCAAAGCTTTCAACTTATCCCAAGTATGACCGCATTTCAAAATGTCGAATTACCTTTAAAATTAAAAGGGATGGAAGAAAAATTACGTAAGAAAAATGTTGAAGAAGTGTTAGAGAAGGTTGGTTTGTTAGATCACCAAGATTTCTATCCTAGTGAACTATCAGGTGGACAACAACAGCGTGTTGGTATCGCAAGAGCTCTAATAACAAAACCAAATCTAATTTTAGCAGATGAGCCCACAGGGAGTTTAGACAGTGATACGGAACAAGAATTTCTTTCCTTTATAAGAGAATTAAATAAAGAAGAAGGAATAACGTTTGTCATCATTACACATGACCATGATGTAGCTAAAGTGGCACATCGTACAATTGAAATTCAAAAAGGAACACTTGTAGAAAGAGGAGAACTTTATGAAGTTAAAAGATAA
- a CDS encoding ABC transporter permease has translation MLLNLVQNEVIKWIKRTSFYVMSGILVLLSVVSIIFIFMMDNGTPQERNGWATSDWRQALEKENESLRETLSADVQFGHVNYMEKQLALNEYRLANDLEPNNENSVWTYMDSNIGLTSVVTLFVIIIAGGIVASEFTWGTIKLLMIRPISRGKILLSKYMTVLIFGLIFYVLLFGTSYIVGAIGFGFANHPELLYINGTVYALSSFVSILFKILLSSFSVLMFATFAFMISTVFRNNSLAIGLSLFLLFTGTQITQLVGTKYEWAKFSPFANIHFDAYFHSFPIVEGTTLTFSIIMFLLYFGVFMFISFLTFKKRDIAA, from the coding sequence TTGTTGCTTAATTTAGTACAAAACGAAGTAATTAAATGGATAAAAAGAACAAGTTTTTACGTCATGTCAGGAATATTAGTATTATTGTCAGTTGTGAGCATTATTTTTATATTTATGATGGATAATGGCACACCTCAAGAACGTAATGGCTGGGCAACAAGTGATTGGCGTCAAGCATTAGAAAAGGAAAATGAGTCTTTAAGAGAAACTCTGTCAGCTGATGTGCAATTTGGGCATGTGAATTATATGGAAAAACAACTAGCGCTTAATGAATATAGACTAGCAAATGACCTTGAGCCAAATAATGAAAATTCCGTTTGGACTTATATGGATTCAAATATTGGGTTAACGAGCGTTGTTACATTGTTTGTCATTATTATTGCAGGTGGTATTGTTGCGAGTGAATTTACGTGGGGGACAATTAAACTATTGATGATTCGCCCCATAAGTAGAGGGAAGATTTTACTCTCGAAGTATATGACTGTGTTAATATTTGGTTTGATTTTTTACGTTTTATTATTTGGTACTTCCTATATAGTAGGAGCAATAGGATTTGGATTTGCCAATCATCCAGAATTACTATATATAAATGGAACGGTCTATGCACTTTCATCATTCGTCTCCATTTTGTTTAAAATATTGCTAAGTAGTTTTTCTGTCTTAATGTTTGCAACGTTTGCCTTTATGATCTCGACCGTATTCCGTAACAATTCTTTAGCTATTGGACTTTCCTTGTTTTTACTATTTACAGGAACACAAATTACACAGTTAGTAGGAACGAAATATGAATGGGCTAAATTTTCACCTTTCGCAAACATTCATTTTGATGCTTACTTTCATAGCTTCCCGATAGTAGAAGGTACAACACTAACATTCTCCATCATCATGTTTCTTTTATACTTCGGCGTGTTTATGTTTATCAGCTTCCTAACATTCAAAAAACGAGACATAGCGGCATAA
- a CDS encoding ABC transporter ATP-binding protein, which translates to MEKTAVKLVNVCKVINGKEIISNVSYEVYEGEVFGFLGPNGAGKTTTIRMIVGLISITSGDIFIDGTSVKSNYEKAIRQVGAIVENPEMYKFLTGYQNLMQYKRMIPGVTHERLNEVIELVGLTDRIHEKVNTYSLGMRQRLGIAQALLHKPKVLILDEPTNGLDPAGIREIRDYLRNLAQNEQMAIIVSSHLLSEMELMCDRVGIIQKGELIDIQSIHDFVKEEQSTFHIKVNPLEVASEVLKELAIECTEKDGLLHVLVEKEDVPSLIRKLLEKDVLIYEVKEVAKTLEDKFLEKTAFVKGV; encoded by the coding sequence GTGGAGAAAACAGCAGTTAAATTAGTAAACGTATGTAAAGTGATTAACGGAAAAGAAATCATAAGTAATGTTTCATATGAAGTTTACGAAGGGGAAGTATTCGGGTTTTTAGGTCCAAATGGGGCAGGTAAAACGACAACCATCCGTATGATCGTAGGTCTAATAAGTATTACATCAGGAGATATTTTTATCGATGGAACAAGCGTTAAAAGTAATTATGAAAAGGCGATACGACAAGTTGGAGCGATAGTAGAAAATCCTGAGATGTATAAGTTTTTAACTGGCTACCAAAATTTAATGCAATATAAACGAATGATACCTGGTGTAACGCATGAAAGATTGAATGAGGTTATTGAATTAGTTGGCTTGACTGATAGAATTCACGAAAAAGTGAACACGTATTCGTTAGGGATGAGACAAAGATTAGGAATTGCGCAAGCGTTACTTCATAAGCCGAAAGTACTTATACTAGATGAGCCGACGAACGGTCTTGATCCAGCAGGTATTCGTGAAATAAGAGATTATTTGCGTAACTTAGCTCAGAATGAACAAATGGCCATTATTGTTTCTAGTCATCTATTGTCTGAGATGGAATTAATGTGTGATCGCGTTGGGATTATTCAAAAGGGTGAGTTAATTGATATTCAAAGTATTCATGATTTTGTAAAAGAGGAGCAGTCAACTTTTCACATAAAGGTTAATCCTTTGGAAGTTGCATCAGAGGTTTTAAAGGAATTAGCAATAGAATGTACAGAAAAAGATGGTTTATTACACGTTTTAGTAGAAAAAGAGGACGTACCATCTCTTATTCGAAAACTTTTAGAGAAAGATGTACTCATCTATGAAGTGAAAGAAGTAGCCAAGACACTGGAAGATAAGTTTTTAGAAAAAACGGCATTTGTGAAAGGGGTGTAA
- a CDS encoding ABC transporter ATP-binding protein produces the protein MMISLEHVTKQYGKGYAVKDGNIRFETGKITGLLGPNGSGKSTTLKMIAGLVRPDKGMITVNGEKATRKIASDVAYLSELDFYYDTFTVKDMIEFYESQFPDFRLEKAIELLQFMKLEPEKKLKHLSKGNRGRLKLVLALAREAKYILLDEPFSGLDPMVRNSIVESLLAYIDFGKQTVVIATHEIDEIESLLDDVVLIKDGVYFDKQNVEQLREEQGISVKEWMIRKLAD, from the coding sequence TTGATGATTAGTTTAGAGCATGTCACGAAGCAATACGGAAAAGGTTATGCAGTAAAAGATGGCAACATTAGATTCGAAACGGGAAAAATAACCGGTTTACTAGGACCTAATGGAAGCGGTAAGTCTACTACTTTAAAGATGATCGCTGGCTTAGTAAGACCGGATAAAGGAATGATTACCGTTAATGGAGAAAAAGCAACACGAAAGATTGCATCAGACGTTGCTTATTTGTCAGAGCTCGATTTTTACTATGATACATTTACCGTAAAAGACATGATTGAATTTTATGAATCACAGTTTCCGGACTTTCGGCTAGAAAAGGCAATTGAATTGTTACAGTTTATGAAGTTAGAGCCTGAGAAGAAACTTAAACACCTTTCGAAAGGAAACCGCGGCAGGTTAAAGTTAGTTTTAGCTTTAGCGCGCGAAGCAAAATACATTTTGTTAGATGAGCCTTTTTCGGGTTTAGATCCGATGGTGCGAAATTCTATTGTAGAGAGCTTATTAGCTTATATAGATTTTGGAAAACAAACGGTCGTCATTGCAACACATGAAATTGATGAAATTGAATCACTATTAGATGACGTTGTCTTGATAAAAGATGGAGTTTACTTTGATAAACAAAATGTTGAACAGCTTCGTGAAGAGCAAGGTATTTCTGTGAAAGAGTGGATGATTCGTAAATTAGCAGACTAA
- a CDS encoding GntR family transcriptional regulator, whose product MTKYEADKPIYLQIIDKLAKQIVRGEIKPGDKLPSVREMAIKSGVNPNTIQRTYSEMERMDMVETKRGQGTFVVERESVVEQLKSSMKEKVVETFIKNMREIGIDDEQVVKSVQKYLQEGGRFDD is encoded by the coding sequence GTGACAAAATATGAAGCGGATAAACCAATATACTTACAAATCATTGATAAATTAGCAAAACAAATTGTACGTGGAGAAATAAAACCAGGCGATAAATTACCTTCTGTACGCGAAATGGCCATTAAATCAGGAGTAAATCCAAATACGATTCAGCGCACGTATAGTGAGATGGAAAGGATGGATATGGTGGAAACAAAGAGGGGGCAAGGAACATTTGTAGTAGAAAGAGAATCGGTTGTAGAACAATTGAAAAGTAGTATGAAAGAAAAAGTAGTAGAAACATTTATTAAGAATATGCGTGAAATTGGAATAGATGACGAGCAAGTAGTAAAGAGTGTACAAAAATATTTGCAAGAAGGGGGACGATTTGATGATTAG